Proteins from one Pongo abelii isolate AG06213 chromosome 19, NHGRI_mPonAbe1-v2.0_pri, whole genome shotgun sequence genomic window:
- the SAMD14 gene encoding sterile alpha motif domain-containing protein 14: MASSKLREPVDEVFDLDLAVPETARLDSSLHKARAQLLAKGRRHRPSRSRLRDSASSAEDGEGSDGPGGKVTDGCGSPLHRLRSPLHSGPGSPAGGSFCLDPPGLRRSLDEDEPPPSPLTRYRPLHNAASHEGLAAAASCSPPRSAPSSDSSPSFVRRHPRAEPHSEDDSRDASPPEPASPTIGLDKKTRRKFLDLGVTLRRASTGKSRKEKGSNRLSMGSRESVEGSGRSGGSPFLPFSWFTDSGKGSASSGSTTSPTCSPKHEGFSPKKSASQESTLSDDSTPPSSSPKIPSGPRQEAKCSYPYHTLSQSSDEFLDEPLPPVHHWTSQQVGQWLQSLNLEQYAAEFAARQVDGLQLLQLDGSKLKSLGLSNSHDRALVKRKLKEMAAAAEKERKAQEKAARQREKLRRREQEAKKS; the protein is encoded by the exons ATGGCTTCTTCAAAGCTCCGAGAACCCGTGGATGAAGTTTTTG ACCTGGACTTGGCTGTGCCAGAGACGGCCAGACTGGACAGCAGTTTACACAAGGCCCGGGCCCAACTGTTGGCCAAGGGCCGGAGACACCGGCCGTCCCGCTCCAGGCTTCGGGACAGTGCCAGCTCCGCGGAGGATGGTGAAGGCTCCGACGGGCCCGGAGGCAAG GTGACCGACGGCTGCGGGAGCCCCCTGCACCGGCTGCGCTCGCCTTTGCACTCAGGCCCGGGGTCCCCGGCCGGGGGCTCTTTCTGCTTGGATCCTCCGGGGTTGCGGCGCAGCCTGGACGAGGACGAGCCGCCGCCCTCGCCGCTCACACGCTACCGGCCCCTGCACAACGCTGCGTCGCACGAGGGCCTGGCCGCCGCCGCCTCCTGCTCTCCGCCGCGCTCCGCGCCCTCCTCCGACAGCTCCCCCAGCTTCGTGCGCCGCCACCCGCGCGCAGAGCCGCACAGCGAAG ATGACAGCCGCGATGCCAGTCCTCCCGAGCCCGCCAGCCCCACCATCGGCCTGGATAAGAAGACTCGCCGAAAGTTCCTGGACCTGGG GGTCACCCTGCGCCGAGCATCCACGGGCAAGAGCCGGAAGGAGAAAGGCAGCAACCGCCTGTCCATGGGCAGCAG GGAGTCAGTGGAGGGGTCCGGCAGGTCAGGGGGCTCCCCGTTCCTGCCTTtttcctggttcacagacagCGGCAAGGGCTCAGCATCCTCGGGTAGCACCACCTCCCCTACCTGCTCCCCTAAACACGAGGGCTTCAGCCCTAAGAAGTCAGCTTCCCAG GAATCCACTCTGAGTGATGACTCCACGCCCCCCAGCAGCAGCCCCAAGATCCCCAGTGGGCCCCGGCAGGAGGCCAAATGTTCTTACCCCTACCACACACTGTCTCAGTCTTCAGACGAG TTCCTGGATGAACCCCTCCCCCCTGTCCACCATTGGACCAGCCAGCAGGTGGGCCAGTGGCTGCAGAGCCTCAACCTGGAACAGTATGCTGCCGAGTTTGCTGCACGGCAGGTAGACGGgctgcagctgctgcagctgGACGGAAGCAAACTAAAG AGCCTGGGGCTCAGCAACTCGCATGACCGGGCACTGGTGAAGCGCAAGTTGAAGGAGATGGCAGCGGCTGCCGAGAAGGAGCGCAAGGCCCAGGAGAAGGCTGCGCGGCAGCGGGAGAAGCTCCGGCGCCGAGAGCAGGAGGCCAAGAAGAGCTAG
- the PDK2 gene encoding pyruvate dehydrogenase kinase, isozyme 2 (The RefSeq protein has 5 substitutions compared to this genomic sequence): MRWVWALLKNASLAGAPKYIEHFSKFSPSPLSMKQFLDFGSSNACEKTSFTFLRQELPVRLANIMKEINLLPDRVLSTPSVQLVQSWYVQSLLDVMEFLDKDPEDHRTLSQFTDALVTIRNRHNDVVPTMAQGVLEYKDTYGDDPVSNQNIQYFLDRFYLSRISIRMLINQHTLIFDGSTNPAHPKHIGSIDPNCNVSEVVKGAYDMAKLLCDKYYMASPDLEIQEINAANSKQPIHMVYVPSHLYHMLFELFKNAMRATVESHESSLILPPIKVMVALGEEDLSIKMSDRGGGVPLRKIERLFSYMYSTAPTPQPGTGGTPLTGFGYRLPISRLYAKYFQGDLQLFSMEGFGTDAVIYLKALSTDSVERLPVYNKSAWRHYLTIQEAGDWCVPSTEPKNTSTYRVS; the protein is encoded by the exons ATGCGCTGGGTCTGGGCGCTGCTGAAGAATGCGTCCCTGGCAGGGGCGCCCAAGTACATAGAGCACTTCAGCAAGTTCTCCCCGTCCCCGCTGTCCATGAAGCAGTTTCTGGACTTCG GATCCAGCAATGCCTGTGAGAAAACCTCCTTCACCTTCCTCAGGCAGGAGCTGCCTGtgcgcctggccaacatcatgaaagaGATCAACCTGCTTCCTGACCGGGTGCTGAGCACACCCTCTGTGCAGCTGGTGCAGAGCTG GTATGTCCAGAGCCTCCTGGACATCATGGAGTTCCTGGACAAGGATCCCGAGGACCATCGCACCCTGAGCCA GTTCACTGACGCCCTGGTCACCATCCGGAACCGGCACAATGATGTGGTACCCACCATGGCACAAGGTGTGCTTGAGTACAAGGACACCTATGGCGATGACCCCGTCTCCAACCAGAACATCCAGTACTTCCTAGACCGCTTCTACCTCAGCCGCATCTCCATCCGCATGCTCATCAACCAGCACA CCCTCATCTTTGACGGCAGCACCAACCCAGCCCATCCCAAACACATCGGCAGCATCGACCCCAACTGCAACGTCTCTGAGGTGGTCAAAG ATGCCTACGACATGGCTAAGCTCCTGTGTGACAAGTATTACATGGCCTCACCTGACCTGGAGATCCAGGAGATCAATG CAGCCAACTCCAAACAGCCGATTCACATGGTCTACGTCCCCTCCCACCTCTACCACATGCTCTTTGAGCTCTTCAAG AATGCCATGCGGGCGACTGTGGAAAGCCATGAGTCCAGCCTCATTCTCCCACCCATCAAGGTCATGGTGGCCTTGGGTGAGGAAGATCTGTCCATCAAG ATGAGTGACCGAGGTGGGGGTGTTCCCTTGAGGAAGATTGAGCGACTCTTCAGCTACATGTACTCTACAGCACCCACACCCCAGCCTGGCACCGGGGGGACGCCGCTG GCTGGCTTTGGTTACGGGCTCCCCATTTCCCGCCTCTACGCCAAGTACTTCCAGGGAGACCTGCAGCTCTTCTCCATGGAAGGCTTTGGGACCGATGCTGTCATCTATCTCAAG GCCCTGTCCACGGACTCGGTGGAGCGCCTGCCTGTCTACAACAAGTCAGCCTGGCGCCACTACCAGACCATCCAGGAGGCCGGCGACTGGTGTGTGCCCAGCACGGAGCCCAAGAACACGTCCACGTACCGCGTCAGCTAA